The Devosia sp. A16 genome includes a window with the following:
- the hisD gene encoding histidinol dehydrogenase — translation MPSILDSRDAGFAAAFETLLNSKREASEEVGNAVAAILADVKARGDAAVIDYTERFDKPAQAAWALQVSDEEIAAASARTPADVLSALTVAHERIKAHHEKQKPLDHVYQDHLGVTLGTIWTPVEAVGIYVPGGTAAYPSSVLMNAVPAKVAGASRIAMVVPMPGGEANDAVLAAAKIAGVTEIYRIGGAQAIGALAYGTETIAPVSKIVGPGNAYVAAAKRQVFGTVGIDMIAGPSEVLVIADASANPAWVAADMLAQAEHGGGAQSILITTDHRLADVVEDEVWRQIELLPRAEITRAGWEEFGAIITVASMAEAVELANRIASEHVELAIDDPQALLPKIRNAGAIFLGHHTPEAIGDYVGGSNHVLPTARSARYASGLGVLDFMKRTSVLGCDPASLAELAPAARTLATTEGLGAHERSIAIRLNR, via the coding sequence ATGCCATCTATTCTCGACAGCCGCGATGCGGGCTTTGCCGCAGCGTTCGAAACGCTGCTGAATTCGAAGCGCGAAGCCTCGGAGGAAGTGGGCAACGCGGTGGCCGCCATCCTCGCCGACGTGAAGGCGCGCGGCGATGCCGCGGTGATCGACTATACCGAACGCTTCGACAAGCCGGCGCAGGCCGCGTGGGCGCTGCAGGTGTCGGACGAGGAAATCGCCGCCGCCAGCGCGCGCACCCCGGCCGACGTGCTGTCGGCGCTGACCGTGGCGCATGAGCGCATCAAAGCGCACCACGAAAAGCAGAAGCCGCTCGACCACGTCTACCAGGATCACCTCGGGGTGACGCTGGGGACGATCTGGACACCGGTGGAAGCAGTGGGCATCTACGTGCCGGGCGGCACCGCGGCCTACCCGTCGTCGGTGCTGATGAACGCCGTGCCGGCCAAGGTGGCGGGCGCCAGCCGCATCGCCATGGTGGTGCCGATGCCGGGCGGCGAAGCCAATGACGCGGTGCTCGCCGCGGCGAAGATCGCCGGGGTCACCGAGATTTATCGGATCGGCGGAGCGCAGGCGATCGGCGCGCTGGCCTATGGCACCGAGACGATCGCACCGGTCAGCAAAATCGTCGGGCCGGGCAATGCCTATGTGGCGGCGGCCAAGCGCCAGGTGTTCGGCACGGTCGGCATCGACATGATTGCCGGGCCGTCAGAAGTGCTGGTCATCGCCGATGCCTCGGCCAACCCGGCCTGGGTGGCGGCCGATATGCTGGCGCAGGCCGAGCATGGCGGTGGGGCGCAATCGATCCTCATCACCACCGATCACCGGCTCGCCGACGTGGTGGAAGACGAGGTGTGGCGGCAGATCGAGCTCTTGCCGCGGGCCGAGATCACCCGCGCCGGCTGGGAAGAGTTCGGCGCCATCATCACCGTCGCCTCGATGGCCGAAGCGGTGGAGCTCGCCAACCGCATCGCCTCGGAGCATGTGGAGCTGGCGATCGACGACCCGCAGGCGCTGCTCCCCAAAATCCGCAATGCTGGTGCGATCTTTCTCGGGCATCACACGCCCGAAGCGATCGGCGATTATGTCGGCGGCTCGAACCACGTGCTGCCGACGGCCCGCTCGGCGCGCTATGCGTCCGGCCTGGGGGTGCTCGATTTCATGAAACGGACCTCGGTACTGGGGTGCGACCCGGCTTCGCTGGCGGAACTGGCGCCGGCGGCGCGGACCCTCGCGACCACCGAGGGGCTCGGGGCGCATGAGCGCTCGATCGCCATCAGGCTCAATCGCTAG
- a CDS encoding monovalent cation/H+ antiporter subunit A produces MSPDVALGTLCALPFLACVVAYALQGRLSGWAVYVAGGVAGVLFLLTILLFPQVSGGGTLVHRIEWIPQLGLNLTLRMDGLAWLFSVLITLIGLLVVLYARYYMSPKDPVARFYALLLAFMGAMLGLVLSGNIIQLAVFWELTSLVSFLLIGYWYHRGDARDGARMALIVTGMGGLALFVAMLLIGHIVGSYELDVVLASGSTLVDSPLYPATLILFLLAAFTKSAQFPFQFWLPNAMTAPTPVSAYLHSATMVKAGVFLLTRFWPVMSDSELWFGIVTYTGLATLIFGAAAALFQRDLKGLLAYSTISHLGLITTLLGMGTPLAAVAAIFHIANHAVFKASLFMAVGIIDHETGTRDVRKLSGLWRFMPFTATFAIIASGAMAGVPLLNGFLSKEMFFTETAEFHPDVFVNYSLPIGATIAGMLSVAYSIKFVHGVFFGPPPTELDRVPHEPPALMRRPMELLVVVCLAVGIIPGITIGPFLAAAVTSVLGAQTPYYSLSVWHGFNLPLLMSLLAMIGGAVIYLPYYRRFRDVDGLPFLNRFRGQRIFERLLLNATNKWARSFIELFGTQRLQPQIFIVVLLALAAGVAAGWARMGNLPLPQSFDPVLGLVWLLGGISAIAAAQQAKFHRLAAMILMGGAGLATCITFAWLSAPDLALTQLLAEIATTVLILLGLRWLPKRLPVPEDLTLKMRLRRGRDVGLAVLVGLGTALASYAIMTRSAPFGISEFFLANAYKQGGGTNVVNVMLVDFRGFDTMGEITVLGVVALTVFGLLRRFRPAVDSADRPEQQRLLDGSVEGQRVADDFLRIPALIMTWLFPVVIAIAIYMLLRGHDLPGGGFIAGIIMSLAFILQYMANGTRWVEERLRVLPVLWIGWGLGLAMLTGLGAMALGAPFLTSAFAYAEIPLIGKIPLATALLFDLGVFALVVGATVLMLIALAHQSIRRPKPAGSAKPREREGLAKWN; encoded by the coding sequence ATTTCGCCTGACGTCGCATTGGGAACATTGTGCGCCTTGCCATTTCTGGCATGCGTGGTTGCTTATGCGTTGCAGGGCCGATTATCCGGATGGGCCGTGTACGTGGCGGGTGGGGTCGCAGGGGTGCTGTTCCTCCTGACCATACTGCTGTTCCCGCAGGTTTCCGGCGGCGGCACCTTGGTGCACCGGATCGAGTGGATCCCGCAGCTCGGGCTCAACCTGACGCTGCGCATGGACGGCCTCGCCTGGCTGTTCAGCGTGCTGATCACGCTGATCGGCCTGCTCGTGGTGCTCTATGCCCGCTACTACATGTCGCCCAAGGATCCGGTGGCGCGTTTCTATGCGCTGCTATTGGCCTTCATGGGGGCGATGCTGGGGCTCGTGCTCTCCGGCAACATCATCCAGCTGGCGGTGTTCTGGGAACTGACCAGCCTCGTGTCGTTCCTGTTGATCGGCTATTGGTACCATCGCGGCGACGCGCGCGACGGCGCCCGCATGGCGCTGATCGTCACCGGCATGGGTGGCCTCGCGCTGTTCGTCGCCATGCTGCTGATCGGCCATATCGTGGGCAGTTACGAGCTCGACGTCGTGCTGGCTTCGGGCAGCACGCTGGTCGATAGCCCGCTCTACCCGGCGACGCTGATCCTGTTCCTGCTCGCCGCCTTCACCAAGAGCGCGCAGTTCCCGTTCCAGTTCTGGCTGCCCAACGCCATGACGGCGCCGACGCCGGTGTCGGCGTACCTGCATTCGGCGACCATGGTGAAGGCCGGGGTGTTCCTGCTCACCCGGTTCTGGCCGGTAATGTCGGATTCCGAGCTGTGGTTCGGCATCGTCACCTATACGGGGCTCGCGACACTGATCTTCGGGGCCGCCGCCGCGCTGTTCCAGCGCGACCTCAAGGGCCTCCTCGCCTATTCGACCATCAGCCATCTGGGGCTCATCACCACCCTGCTCGGCATGGGAACGCCGCTGGCGGCGGTGGCGGCGATCTTCCACATCGCCAACCACGCCGTATTCAAGGCGTCGCTGTTCATGGCAGTGGGCATCATCGACCATGAGACCGGGACGCGCGACGTGCGCAAGCTCAGCGGGCTGTGGCGATTCATGCCATTCACCGCCACCTTCGCCATCATCGCCAGCGGCGCGATGGCCGGCGTGCCGCTGCTCAACGGCTTTCTCTCCAAGGAGATGTTCTTCACCGAGACGGCCGAGTTCCATCCGGACGTGTTCGTCAACTACTCGCTGCCGATCGGCGCGACGATCGCCGGCATGCTGAGCGTCGCCTACTCGATCAAGTTCGTGCATGGCGTGTTCTTCGGCCCGCCACCGACCGAGCTCGACCGGGTGCCGCACGAACCGCCGGCGCTGATGCGCCGTCCGATGGAGCTGCTGGTGGTGGTCTGCCTCGCGGTCGGCATCATCCCGGGCATCACCATCGGGCCGTTCCTCGCGGCGGCGGTCACCTCGGTGCTGGGTGCCCAGACGCCCTATTACAGCCTGTCGGTCTGGCACGGCTTCAACCTGCCGCTGCTGATGAGTCTCCTCGCCATGATCGGCGGCGCGGTGATCTACCTGCCCTACTACCGGCGCTTCAGGGACGTCGACGGTCTGCCCTTCCTCAACCGCTTCCGCGGCCAGCGCATCTTCGAGCGGCTGCTGCTCAACGCCACCAACAAATGGGCGCGCAGCTTCATCGAGCTGTTCGGTACGCAGCGGCTGCAGCCGCAGATCTTCATCGTGGTGCTGCTGGCGCTCGCCGCAGGGGTTGCCGCCGGCTGGGCCCGCATGGGCAACCTGCCGCTACCCCAGAGCTTCGATCCGGTGCTCGGCCTCGTCTGGCTGCTGGGCGGCATCAGCGCCATCGCGGCGGCGCAGCAGGCCAAGTTCCACCGCCTCGCGGCGATGATCCTGATGGGCGGCGCAGGGCTCGCCACCTGCATCACCTTCGCCTGGCTATCGGCGCCGGACCTGGCGCTGACCCAGTTGCTTGCCGAGATCGCCACCACGGTGCTGATCCTGCTCGGGCTGCGCTGGCTGCCCAAGCGCCTGCCGGTCCCCGAGGACCTGACGCTGAAAATGCGGCTGCGCCGCGGCCGCGACGTCGGTCTCGCCGTGCTGGTGGGGCTCGGCACGGCGCTCGCCAGCTATGCCATCATGACGCGCAGCGCGCCGTTCGGCATCTCGGAGTTCTTCCTCGCCAATGCCTACAAGCAGGGCGGCGGCACCAACGTCGTCAACGTCATGCTGGTGGACTTCCGCGGCTTCGACACCATGGGCGAAATCACCGTCTTGGGCGTCGTGGCGCTGACGGTGTTCGGACTGCTCCGCCGCTTCCGCCCCGCCGTCGACAGCGCCGACCGCCCCGAGCAGCAGCGGCTGCTCGATGGCAGCGTCGAAGGCCAGCGCGTCGCCGACGACTTCCTGCGCATCCCGGCGCTGATCATGACCTGGCTGTTCCCGGTGGTGATCGCCATCGCCATCTACATGCTGCTGCGCGGCCACGACCTGCCGGGCGGCGGCTTCATCGCCGGCATCATCATGTCGCTGGCCTTCATCCTGCAATACATGGCCAACGGCACCCGCTGGGTGGAAGAGCGGCTGCGGGTCCTGCCGGTGCTGTGGATCGGCTGGGGCCTTGGGCTCGCCATGCTGACCGGGCTCGGCGCCATGGCGCTCGGCGCACCGTTCCTCACCTCGGCCTTCGCCTATGCCGAGATTCCGCTGATCGGCAAGATACCGCTGGCGACGGCGCTGCTGTTCGACCTGGGGGTGTTCGCCCTGGTGGTGGGGGCGACGGTGCTGATGCTGATCGCTCTGGCGCACCAATCGATCCGCCGGCCCAAGCCGGCCGGGTCGGCCAAGCCTAGGGAACGCGAGGGGCTGGCGAAATGGAACTGA
- the murA gene encoding UDP-N-acetylglucosamine 1-carboxyvinyltransferase, protein MDRIRLVGGNELRGEIPISGAKNAALPLMIASLLTRDPLILENVPRLADVKQLEKILENHGVDIAVHGRKAPTLEGQRMTLQAAEIVDTTAPYELVSTMRASFWVIGPLLARAHEARVSLPGGCAIGTRPVDLFLAGLKELGAEIEIDEGYVVARAPRGGLRGARVVFPKVTVGATHVLLMAATLAKGTTVLENAAMEPEISDVAECLVKMGAKISGIGTRTLTIEGVDELHGATHAVVADRIETGTYAMAAAMTGGDVLLKHARAEHLQAALDTLGQAGVEISSEAGGIRVRRNGNGIQAVHAETQPFPGFPTDLQAQFMALMTMANGTSQIRETIFENRYMHVAELARFGADIKVDGQVATVTGVPQLKGAQVMATDLRASVSLVIAGLAARGETVVNRIYHLDRGFERLEDKLSAVGAEIERVTG, encoded by the coding sequence ATGGATCGCATTCGTCTGGTGGGTGGCAACGAGCTGAGGGGCGAAATCCCCATCTCGGGCGCCAAGAACGCGGCGCTGCCGCTGATGATCGCCTCGCTGCTGACCAGGGACCCGCTGATCCTCGAGAACGTGCCGCGGCTGGCGGACGTCAAGCAGCTCGAAAAGATCCTTGAGAATCACGGCGTCGATATCGCCGTGCATGGCCGCAAGGCGCCGACGCTGGAGGGCCAGCGGATGACGCTGCAGGCCGCCGAGATCGTCGACACCACGGCGCCGTATGAACTGGTCTCGACGATGCGCGCGAGCTTCTGGGTGATCGGGCCGCTGCTGGCGCGGGCGCATGAGGCGCGGGTGTCGCTGCCGGGCGGCTGCGCCATCGGCACGCGGCCGGTGGACCTGTTCCTCGCGGGGCTGAAGGAACTCGGCGCCGAGATCGAGATCGACGAAGGCTATGTGGTGGCGCGTGCCCCCAGGGGCGGCTTGCGCGGGGCGCGCGTGGTGTTCCCCAAGGTGACGGTGGGCGCGACGCACGTGCTGCTGATGGCGGCGACGCTGGCCAAGGGCACCACGGTGCTCGAGAACGCCGCGATGGAGCCCGAGATCAGCGATGTCGCCGAGTGCCTGGTGAAGATGGGCGCCAAGATTTCCGGCATCGGCACGCGCACGCTGACCATCGAAGGCGTCGACGAACTGCATGGGGCGACCCATGCGGTGGTGGCGGACCGGATCGAGACCGGCACCTACGCCATGGCGGCGGCGATGACCGGCGGCGATGTGCTGCTGAAGCACGCGCGAGCCGAGCATCTGCAGGCGGCGCTCGATACGCTGGGTCAGGCGGGGGTCGAGATCAGCTCGGAGGCCGGCGGCATCCGGGTTCGCCGCAACGGCAACGGTATCCAGGCGGTGCATGCCGAGACGCAGCCGTTCCCGGGCTTTCCGACGGACCTGCAGGCGCAGTTCATGGCGCTGATGACCATGGCCAACGGCACCTCGCAGATCCGCGAAACCATCTTCGAGAACCGCTACATGCATGTGGCCGAGCTCGCCCGCTTCGGCGCCGACATCAAGGTCGATGGCCAGGTGGCGACGGTGACCGGGGTGCCGCAGCTCAAAGGCGCACAGGTGATGGCGACCGACCTTCGCGCCTCGGTGTCGCTGGTGATCGCCGGGCTGGCGGCGCGCGGCGAGACGGTGGTCAACCGGATTTACCACCTCGACCGCGGGTTCGAACGGCTCGAGGACAAGCTGAGCGCCGTGGGGGCGGAGATCGAGCGGGTTACGGGGTGA
- a CDS encoding DUF2948 family protein yields the protein MTDLKLLALDSEDLDVISATTQDAIVRVGDMGYAKADQRFALLMNRYAWEDGSSAKTGVRKRAALHFDRVTGVKVAGIDTNAVEGALELLTIRFTESEAPSGWVDLAFAGGGTVRLEVEVLEARLQDLGAAWAAKIKPEHAA from the coding sequence ATGACCGATCTCAAGCTTCTGGCGCTTGACAGCGAAGACCTCGACGTGATTTCGGCGACCACGCAGGATGCCATCGTGCGCGTCGGCGACATGGGTTACGCCAAGGCCGACCAGCGCTTCGCGCTGCTGATGAACCGCTACGCCTGGGAAGACGGGAGCAGCGCCAAGACCGGGGTGCGCAAGCGCGCCGCGCTGCATTTCGACCGGGTGACCGGGGTGAAGGTGGCGGGGATCGACACCAATGCGGTCGAAGGCGCACTGGAGCTGCTGACCATCCGCTTCACCGAGAGCGAGGCGCCGAGCGGCTGGGTGGATCTCGCCTTTGCCGGCGGCGGCACGGTGCGGCTCGAGGTGGAAGTGCTGGAGGCCCGCCTGCAGGACCTGGGCGCCGCCTGGGCGGCCAAGATCAAGCCCGAGCACGCCGCGTAA
- the infA gene encoding translation initiation factor IF-1 yields MAKEEVLEFPGVITELLPNATFRVKLENEHEIIAHTAGRLRKNRIRVLAGDKVLVEMTPYDLTKGRINYRFR; encoded by the coding sequence ATGGCTAAGGAAGAAGTGCTCGAATTTCCGGGCGTGATCACGGAACTGCTGCCGAATGCGACTTTTCGCGTGAAGCTGGAGAACGAGCACGAGATCATCGCCCATACGGCGGGCCGGCTGCGCAAGAACCGCATCCGTGTCTTGGCAGGCGACAAGGTGCTGGTCGAAATGACCCCCTACGACCTGACCAAAGGCCGGATCAACTACCGCTTCCGGTAA
- the yacG gene encoding DNA gyrase inhibitor YacG, translating into MTAEIIKLKPTRPCPICGRPSSQQFHPFCSGRCQDIDLNRWLSGSYVIPADDDEDVEEDGVVTRDDGDEQ; encoded by the coding sequence ATGACCGCTGAAATTATCAAGCTCAAGCCGACCCGGCCTTGCCCGATCTGCGGCAGGCCGTCGAGCCAGCAATTCCACCCCTTCTGCTCCGGCCGTTGCCAGGACATCGACCTCAACCGCTGGCTGAGCGGCAGCTATGTGATCCCGGCCGATGACGACGAGGACGTCGAAGAGGATGGCGTGGTGACACGGGACGATGGGGACGAGCAGTAG
- a CDS encoding UPF0262 family protein, whose product MALTPRQFDPESDRIVAVTLDPNTITSVDPDEVHEWRIAIYDLVEENVFAPARVKAIGPYALHVSIIGNYIVLDVRNPDTYEPIAAHYLSLTPFRRLIRDYFRIRESYYDAIKTGSTYQIETVDMARRGLHNEAAELLRTRLDNKLEMDLNTARRLFTLICAVQPFASRIDERESTLPTVLFVCSMNSVRSPIAAALARRFFPGRLIVRSAGVRSGKADGFVHEVMEEIGIDMSVHTPHTMDELVANHFDLVITLSNDAPEAVERRGLEMGALEHWPMPDPTETEGNREAVLSAYRTLRDTLQQRVRERLEKLVAAPTKAG is encoded by the coding sequence ATGGCGCTGACGCCGCGACAGTTCGATCCCGAAAGCGATCGTATCGTCGCGGTAACGCTCGACCCCAACACCATCACCTCGGTCGACCCCGACGAGGTGCATGAGTGGCGGATCGCCATTTACGACCTGGTCGAAGAGAACGTCTTCGCCCCGGCGCGGGTGAAGGCGATCGGGCCTTATGCGCTGCACGTCTCAATCATCGGCAATTACATCGTGCTCGATGTGCGCAACCCGGACACCTATGAGCCGATCGCCGCGCATTATCTGTCGCTCACCCCGTTCCGACGGCTGATCCGCGATTATTTCCGAATCCGCGAGAGCTATTACGACGCCATCAAGACCGGCTCGACCTACCAGATCGAGACCGTCGACATGGCGCGGCGCGGGCTGCACAACGAGGCCGCCGAGCTGCTGCGCACCCGGCTCGACAACAAGCTGGAGATGGACCTCAACACGGCAAGGCGCCTGTTCACACTGATCTGCGCGGTGCAGCCCTTCGCCAGCCGGATCGACGAGCGCGAGTCGACGCTGCCGACCGTGCTGTTCGTCTGCTCGATGAACTCGGTGCGCTCGCCGATCGCCGCCGCTCTCGCCCGGCGGTTCTTTCCCGGCCGGCTGATCGTCCGCTCGGCGGGAGTGCGCTCGGGCAAGGCCGACGGGTTCGTGCACGAGGTGATGGAAGAGATCGGCATCGACATGAGCGTCCACACGCCGCACACCATGGACGAGCTGGTGGCCAACCACTTTGATCTCGTGATCACGCTGTCGAACGATGCGCCCGAGGCGGTGGAGCGGCGTGGGCTCGAGATGGGGGCACTCGAACACTGGCCGATGCCCGACCCCACCGAGACCGAAGGCAACCGCGAAGCGGTGCTCAGCGCCTATCGCACGCTGCGCGACACGCTGCAGCAGCGGGTGCGCGAGCGGCTGGAAAAGCTGGTGGCGGCGCCGACGAAGGCGGGGTGA
- a CDS encoding YqaA family protein: MTEAAAIAKPKLYDRLKAATKHRLAEPILALLCFLEAMILPIFPEIMLAPMIIADRLRAWRLAAICTVSSVTGGLAGYAIGYFLFDTVGRAIIDFYGAGEGFASLTQSFNDNGPLMILIGALSPIPYKVITITSGVAGLDLWTFVLFGLLGRGLRYFVPCGLFYFFGPVANTFIEKHKALAGWAMVILTIVGFALAPLLFPKGGSTELTAEAAETVEAS; this comes from the coding sequence ATGACCGAAGCCGCCGCCATTGCCAAGCCCAAGCTCTACGATCGATTGAAGGCCGCCACCAAGCACCGGCTGGCCGAGCCGATTCTGGCTCTGCTCTGTTTCCTCGAGGCGATGATCCTGCCGATCTTCCCCGAGATCATGCTGGCCCCGATGATCATCGCCGACCGGTTGCGGGCCTGGCGCCTGGCCGCCATCTGCACCGTCTCGTCGGTCACCGGTGGGCTCGCCGGCTACGCCATCGGCTACTTCCTGTTCGACACCGTCGGCCGCGCCATCATCGATTTCTACGGGGCCGGCGAGGGCTTTGCCTCGCTGACCCAGAGCTTCAACGACAATGGTCCGCTGATGATCCTGATCGGCGCGCTGTCGCCGATCCCGTATAAGGTCATCACCATCACCAGCGGCGTCGCCGGGCTGGATCTGTGGACCTTCGTGCTGTTCGGGCTGCTCGGCCGCGGCCTCCGCTACTTCGTCCCCTGCGGGCTGTTCTACTTCTTCGGCCCGGTCGCCAACACCTTCATCGAAAAGCACAAGGCGCTCGCCGGCTGGGCCATGGTCATCCTCACCATCGTCGGCTTCGCCCTGGCGCCGCTGCTCTTCCCCAAGGGCGGCAGCACGGAGCTGACCGCGGAGGCCGCCGAAACCGTGGAAGCGAGCTGA
- a CDS encoding NAD(P)H-dependent oxidoreductase yields the protein MKVNVVYAHPAADSYQASLHQRILRALEARGDEVIDFDLYAMQFDPVMGEEEWRGHDEPSRPPPQDLKVYIDALQWAEACVFCFPTWWLGMPAILKGYFDRVWRPGVAFEQPADGGLIKPALLNLTRMGVVTTCGAPWVYNKLLMQDPARKVLLRGLKATCGGLGVKQLYLTQHSVYDISPEAREKFAQKVEQRFARF from the coding sequence ATGAAGGTCAACGTCGTCTATGCGCATCCGGCAGCCGACAGCTACCAGGCGTCGCTGCACCAGCGAATCCTGCGGGCGCTCGAGGCCAGGGGCGACGAGGTCATCGATTTCGACCTTTACGCGATGCAGTTCGACCCGGTGATGGGGGAAGAGGAGTGGCGCGGGCACGACGAACCGTCACGTCCGCCGCCGCAGGACCTCAAGGTCTATATCGACGCGTTGCAGTGGGCCGAGGCCTGCGTCTTCTGCTTTCCCACCTGGTGGCTGGGCATGCCGGCGATCCTCAAGGGCTATTTCGATCGTGTCTGGCGGCCGGGCGTCGCCTTTGAACAGCCGGCGGATGGAGGCCTCATCAAGCCGGCTCTGCTGAACCTCACCCGGATGGGCGTGGTCACCACCTGCGGTGCGCCCTGGGTCTACAACAAGCTGCTGATGCAGGACCCGGCGAGAAAGGTGCTGTTGCGCGGGTTGAAGGCCACCTGCGGCGGCCTCGGGGTGAAGCAGCTCTATCTCACACAGCACTCCGTCTACGACATCTCACCGGAGGCTCGGGAGAAGTTCGCGCAGAAGGTCGAGCAGCGGTTCGCCCGGTTCTAG
- a CDS encoding Na+/H+ antiporter subunit C produces MELILAAAIGVLAASGVYLILRPRTFQVIIGLSLISYAVNLFILAMGRLRMDAAPILDGANANPADYVDPVPQALVLTAIVIGFAMTALFLVVLLAARGLTGNDHVDGNLH; encoded by the coding sequence ATGGAACTGATCCTTGCGGCCGCCATCGGCGTGCTCGCCGCCTCGGGGGTTTACCTGATCCTGCGCCCTCGCACCTTCCAGGTGATCATCGGGCTGTCGCTGATCTCGTATGCGGTGAACCTCTTCATCCTCGCCATGGGCCGGCTGCGCATGGATGCGGCGCCGATCCTCGATGGCGCCAACGCCAACCCGGCCGACTATGTCGATCCGGTGCCGCAGGCGCTGGTGCTGACGGCCATCGTCATCGGCTTTGCCATGACGGCGCTGTTCCTCGTCGTGCTGCTGGCCGCCCGCGGCCTCACCGGCAACGACCATGTCGACGGAAATCTCCACTGA
- a CDS encoding SDR family NAD(P)-dependent oxidoreductase has protein sequence MLEDLRGKRALVTGSSTGIGAAVARELARLGAAVAVHGNKNAAAAEAVAAEIRAAGGAAVVVLGDVSNSATAARIVADAVAGLGGLDILINNAGAILERVTNAGFDDVAFDNVYNLNVRSVLAVTKAAYPHLKAAGGGSIINTGSVAGRFGGFGGSAVYASAKAAVHSITRNAAREFAPDHIRVNVVAPGFIITPFHDNTPQSVKDSAAAQIPMQRLGTAEDCVGAYVFLASDSMSGYITGQIIDVNGGQLMP, from the coding sequence ATGCTTGAGGATCTGAGGGGCAAGCGCGCCCTCGTCACCGGCTCGTCCACCGGCATCGGCGCCGCGGTCGCGAGGGAACTGGCGCGGCTGGGGGCCGCCGTGGCGGTGCACGGCAACAAGAACGCCGCCGCCGCCGAGGCCGTGGCCGCCGAGATTCGCGCCGCGGGCGGCGCGGCGGTCGTGGTGCTCGGCGATGTCAGCAACTCCGCCACCGCGGCGCGGATCGTCGCCGATGCCGTCGCTGGTCTCGGTGGGCTCGATATCCTCATCAACAATGCCGGGGCCATTCTCGAGCGCGTCACCAACGCCGGCTTCGACGACGTGGCCTTCGACAATGTCTACAACCTCAACGTGCGCTCGGTGCTCGCCGTCACCAAAGCGGCCTATCCGCACCTCAAGGCCGCTGGCGGCGGCTCGATCATCAACACCGGGTCGGTCGCCGGCCGCTTCGGCGGCTTCGGCGGCTCTGCCGTCTATGCCTCGGCCAAGGCCGCGGTGCACTCGATCACCCGCAACGCCGCCCGCGAGTTCGCTCCCGACCACATCCGCGTCAACGTCGTCGCTCCGGGCTTCATCATCACCCCGTTCCACGACAACACCCCGCAATCGGTAAAGGACAGCGCCGCGGCACAGATCCCGATGCAGCGGCTCGGCACGGCCGAGGATTGCGTCGGCGCCTACGTGTTCCTCGCCTCCGATTCGATGTCCGGCTACATCACCGGGCAGATCATCGATGTGAATGGCGGGCAGTTGATGCCGTGA
- a CDS encoding Maf-like protein: MASRPELILASASPRRLALLNQIGIEPEHLVPAHIDETPEKGELPRKLAQRLADQKAITAQHKAKSTGIAGNALVLAADTVVAVGRRILPKAETMEEASECLRVLSGRSHRVFTAVTMLTPSGQMRKRLVETRIRFKRLSAREIESYLASAEWRDKAGGYAIQGIAGAFVLKLQGSYSAVVGLPLNETVGLLAGEGYPVHFNWLNQSNLTAV, from the coding sequence ATGGCCAGCCGTCCCGAGCTCATCCTCGCGTCCGCATCGCCGCGGCGCCTCGCGCTGCTCAACCAGATCGGCATCGAGCCCGAGCATCTGGTGCCCGCGCATATCGACGAGACGCCCGAGAAGGGCGAACTGCCGCGCAAGCTCGCGCAGCGCCTCGCCGACCAGAAGGCGATCACCGCGCAGCACAAGGCCAAGAGCACCGGCATTGCGGGTAACGCGCTGGTGCTGGCGGCCGATACGGTGGTGGCCGTCGGCCGACGGATCCTTCCCAAGGCCGAGACGATGGAAGAAGCGTCGGAGTGCCTGCGCGTGCTGTCGGGCCGCTCGCACCGGGTGTTCACCGCCGTCACCATGCTGACCCCGTCGGGCCAGATGCGCAAACGCCTGGTCGAAACCCGCATCCGCTTCAAGCGGCTTTCCGCCCGCGAAATCGAAAGCTACCTCGCCAGCGCCGAATGGCGCGACAAGGCCGGCGGCTACGCCATCCAGGGCATTGCCGGGGCGTTCGTGCTGAAGCTGCAGGGGTCATACTCGGCGGTGGTCGGGTTGCCGCTCAACGAGACGGTCGGGCTGCTGGCCGGCGAAGGCTATCCGGTGCATTTCAACTGGCTGAACCAGTCGAACCTGACGGCAGTCTGA